ATCGTTATCAAGATTTAAAAACATTTTTTTAAAAGGAAAATCCATCTTATCTGCATCATCTGCTATGAAACCAATTTCTAGAAGGTTACGGCTGGCAATTATTCCTTTTTTAATCCCATCAATCAGTTTATCACCATAATTTTGGGGATTATTTTGAATTTCATGTATTAATCCAGAAATAAATGCGCTGCGTAACCCTTTCATATAATATCCTTCGATTTTTTGTTCAAGGGTCCCTTCAAAAACTTCAGGATCAAAAAATAAGGTATACTTGGCGTTTTTCCCATCATATTGACATAATATTGCCCCACCTACTCCAAAACGAACAATCAAATTTTTACATTGACTTATATCTTTAATATCAGGATTACATTCTCCCTTTCGATTTTTTTCCATTTCATTTAAAAAATCATAAGCAGTACGTTCCCATGATAAGCTTCTACTTATACGTAAACCTTTTCCTCGTAAATCATCGGCTCTTATTATGACAATTAAATTGGGTTGATTTTTTATAAATTCCCATAAATCTCCCTGGGCCAAAGGACGGCTCATTTTAAGTATAAATAAACTATTTTTTTCATTTAAATTATCAATAGGGCCCCAAAGATTTTCTGAATCCCTGAAATATTTATTATCATCATGGATAACCACTATATCTGGAAGAGTTTGATCATCAAATTTATACTGATTAAGTTCGGGTTTTATGATTTTTTCTGGTTTTTTAAATCCTGAAAAAGTTTTAACCAGATGTTTTTCGTTATTTTGTGGTGAAACTGTAGGCAGAATCAATTTCTTATCCTGTGATGGATTGTATCTTTCCAGAATGCACATACTATTAATCAGATCTTTAGAATTATTCAGTTCCATTTCATTTTTTATTTCTGATTCATCATATTGGATCAATTTAAGGTAATCATTTTTAACTTCATTAATCATTTTTGAAATTAGTAGAGCCCCACCCATTCGAGCTATAATATCATATCCTTTATAGATTTCACGAGTGGATTGTTCATAGGGATAATCATTTGAATCACTATTATCCCATTTTAACCAATCTTTAGTAACATCACCAACAACAATAACTTTAGTTTTTTCAGACATTCCCCACAACCTTCATAATTTATTAATAAAGTTAATTAATGAGTATGTTAATTTTAAGATTTATAATAATAGTTTCTAAGAATTTTGATTTAAGATACAAAGAACTATTACTAAAAGGCATATGGAAATGATTCCCATTTTGAAAAATTTTTTTAGACCATAAAGAATAGTTAAACCATTAAAATAAATTATATTTTTTCTTTTATAATAGGTTATCTATTAAATAGGGGCATCTTAAAAAATTTAAGGGATTTAAGCTAATTTAATAGATCACACATGCATTTTTGAACGTATTCAATAAAAGCACAAAAACATATAAATTATCAAATACTTATTATTTAATTAGACCACTAAACATCGTCAGGGTACTATATTTATTATGTCTATGAATCATTATTAATTTATTTAAAAAGTTAAATTTCCGTATATTTTAAAAAATTTAATCTCTAATTTTTATTTTAAGTATAGATTCATGT
This genomic window from Methanobacterium veterum contains:
- a CDS encoding AAA family ATPase, with protein sequence MSEKTKVIVVGDVTKDWLKWDNSDSNDYPYEQSTREIYKGYDIIARMGGALLISKMINEVKNDYLKLIQYDESEIKNEMELNNSKDLINSMCILERYNPSQDKKLILPTVSPQNNEKHLVKTFSGFKKPEKIIKPELNQYKFDDQTLPDIVVIHDDNKYFRDSENLWGPIDNLNEKNSLFILKMSRPLAQGDLWEFIKNQPNLIVIIRADDLRGKGLRISRSLSWERTAYDFLNEMEKNRKGECNPDIKDISQCKNLIVRFGVGGAILCQYDGKNAKYTLFFDPEVFEGTLEQKIEGYYMKGLRSAFISGLIHEIQNNPQNYGDKLIDGIKKGIIASRNLLEIGFIADDADKMDFPFKKMFLNLDNDKEKIQDVEFKDDIKWKIMNQKLKNETEVFKAACQYVKSKKSVLLQSPVAEFGKLRTVDRKEIETFHNSRNLILEYLSKKNIKEPLSIAVFGPPGSGKSFGVTQIAKTISDDIEPIEFNLSQFQSPGDLFSAFHIIQSTSLTGKTPLVFFDEFDSDLDSIPYGWLKYFLSPMSDGSFKQGEIIHPIGKCIFVFAGGRNKTFEEFDNDKDKDKVKGEDFISRLRGYIDIAGIDKKQGQDCLYMIRRAMVLRSILERKAKNIFLGSEANIDPSVLNALIKVPKYKHGARSMEAIIEMSIFSNMRHFERSALPSSEQLKLHVNAAEFKKCLNQQINY